In a single window of the Christensenella timonensis genome:
- a CDS encoding Cof-type HAD-IIB family hydrolase, which produces MAYKLIALDLDNTLLNAKKEVTPENRNALKAAQEKGVHIVLASGRAFPGISPLQKELGLADYTIACGGAQVIDPWGNVIHSTYLPPIGAKQVMRWAAVRDIHFQVYLDEGIYYLKENKYADLYRKLCTYGGVANPDIMDMETVLTSKIIMVDEEEKVQEYEKELRITFPEFAYPKSQKGFLEVLSPEATKGNALAFIAAKLGIEPGQVIAMGDNTIDESMVEYAGLGVAMENATDDLKNIANFVCGSCEQSGVAEVVNKYILGV; this is translated from the coding sequence ATGGCTTACAAACTGATTGCACTCGACCTTGACAACACACTGCTCAACGCAAAGAAGGAGGTAACTCCCGAAAACCGCAATGCGCTTAAGGCGGCACAGGAAAAAGGCGTACATATCGTGCTTGCTTCCGGCAGGGCTTTCCCCGGCATCAGCCCTTTGCAAAAGGAGCTCGGCCTCGCAGACTATACGATCGCCTGCGGCGGCGCACAGGTCATCGACCCGTGGGGGAATGTGATCCATTCCACTTACCTTCCGCCCATCGGCGCGAAACAGGTGATGCGCTGGGCGGCGGTGCGCGATATCCACTTCCAGGTCTACCTGGATGAGGGCATCTATTACCTCAAGGAAAACAAGTATGCCGACCTGTACCGTAAATTGTGTACGTACGGCGGTGTTGCCAACCCGGATATCATGGATATGGAAACGGTTTTAACTTCCAAGATCATCATGGTTGACGAGGAGGAAAAGGTACAGGAATATGAAAAAGAGCTTCGCATCACCTTCCCTGAATTCGCTTATCCCAAATCCCAGAAGGGCTTCCTTGAAGTATTGAGCCCGGAGGCGACAAAAGGAAATGCGCTTGCGTTCATCGCCGCCAAACTGGGCATCGAGCCGGGCCAGGTCATCGCCATGGGCGACAATACCATCGACGAAAGCATGGTAGAATATGCGGGCCTTGGCGTAGCCATGGAAAACGCGACGGATGATTTAAAGAATATCGCCAATTTTGTTTGCGGTTCCTGTGAGCAGAGCGGCGTTGCGGAAGTGGTCAACAAATACATTTTGGGGGTATAG
- the hprK gene encoding HPr(Ser) kinase/phosphatase, which produces MKRVIKIADLAQAINLNIIYVGKRDTAEIDSSDLNRPGLQMSGFFEYFAVNRIQLFGMVEMTYLQTLDPQTRLVRLDRFFSHPIPCVLIGRNLTPPDEFLECARKYDVPVLMSGLTTTKLSHKTSIYLDELLAPVISRHGGLMDVYGVGMYITGDSGVGKSETALELVKRGHRFVADDVVEIHKLSDDTLVGQSPDIIRHMMEIRGLGIIDVSVLYGMGSVVREKSITLSIHLEPGDVRDIDRLGTADNHITLLGIKVPQITLPVRPGRNLAIVMEVAAMNFRLKSIGQGGGEWLAQNIMDVVQQS; this is translated from the coding sequence ATGAAACGTGTCATCAAAATAGCTGATCTGGCACAGGCCATCAATTTGAATATTATCTACGTCGGCAAGAGGGATACCGCAGAAATCGATTCGAGCGACCTGAACCGCCCCGGCCTCCAGATGAGCGGCTTCTTTGAATACTTTGCCGTCAACAGGATCCAGCTCTTTGGCATGGTGGAAATGACGTACCTGCAGACGCTCGACCCACAGACGCGCCTCGTACGCCTCGACCGTTTCTTTTCGCATCCGATCCCTTGCGTGCTTATCGGGCGTAACTTGACGCCCCCCGATGAATTTTTGGAATGCGCGCGCAAATATGACGTGCCGGTGCTGATGTCCGGCCTCACCACGACAAAGTTGAGCCACAAAACGTCTATCTATCTTGACGAGCTGTTGGCCCCCGTCATCTCCCGCCACGGCGGACTGATGGACGTTTACGGTGTGGGTATGTATATCACAGGCGACAGCGGGGTCGGCAAAAGCGAGACTGCGCTTGAGCTTGTGAAACGCGGCCACCGTTTTGTCGCGGACGACGTCGTAGAGATCCACAAGCTTTCAGACGATACGCTCGTCGGCCAGTCGCCGGATATCATCCGCCACATGATGGAGATCCGCGGACTGGGGATCATCGACGTTTCCGTCCTTTACGGCATGGGCAGCGTCGTGCGCGAAAAATCGATCACGCTTTCCATTCACTTAGAGCCGGGCGATGTACGCGATATCGACCGTTTAGGTACGGCGGACAACCACATCACGCTGCTGGGGATCAAGGTTCCGCAGATCACGCTTCCCGTGCGTCCCGGCCGCAACCTCGCTATCGTCATGGAGGTCGCAGCCATGAATTTCCGTTTAAAAAGCATCGGGCAGGGCGGCGGCGAATGGCTGGCGCAGAATATTATGGACGTGGTACAGCAATCATGA
- the murB gene encoding UDP-N-acetylmuramate dehydrogenase yields the protein MAGAEYYGRGTAIMTQNELVSVFVSILNTDRVLAEEPMSNHTTFKTGGNAELLLVLHAEEELKAVLEILGREQLPYTLIGRGSNLLVSDEGLPGVVLKLADGFDEVCVREGGLVYAQAGATLRSACLGAIHAGLSGLEFAGGIPGCVGGGVAMNAGAYGGELKDVVEYVRILTPARKVQTFTNEQMRFSYRKSAVQGSGSVILGAAFRLQPGDRDQSMETFNCLNARRKEKQPLNFPSAGSTFKRPQGNYASALIDQCNLKGFTIGGAQVSEKHAGFIINLGNASSRDIYELICYVRQEVMKKTGILLEPEVRLLGEF from the coding sequence ATGGCTGGCGCAGAATATTATGGACGTGGTACAGCAATCATGACACAAAACGAACTGGTTTCCGTATTTGTTTCCATCCTGAATACGGACAGGGTGCTTGCGGAAGAACCCATGTCAAACCATACGACATTCAAGACGGGCGGCAATGCCGAGCTGCTGCTTGTCCTCCATGCCGAAGAAGAGCTGAAAGCCGTCCTGGAAATATTGGGGCGGGAACAGCTTCCTTATACCCTCATCGGCCGCGGCTCCAACCTGCTGGTTTCGGATGAGGGCCTTCCGGGCGTTGTCTTAAAGCTCGCAGACGGGTTTGACGAGGTCTGTGTCAGGGAAGGCGGGCTCGTCTATGCACAGGCAGGCGCAACGCTGCGCTCCGCGTGTTTGGGCGCCATCCATGCAGGGCTTTCCGGCCTCGAATTCGCAGGGGGCATCCCCGGCTGTGTCGGCGGCGGCGTGGCCATGAATGCGGGCGCTTACGGCGGCGAATTAAAAGATGTTGTGGAGTATGTACGCATACTGACGCCCGCACGCAAAGTGCAGACGTTCACGAATGAACAGATGCGGTTCTCTTACCGCAAAAGCGCGGTACAGGGCAGCGGCTCCGTGATCCTCGGCGCGGCTTTCCGCCTGCAGCCGGGCGACCGAGATCAAAGCATGGAGACATTCAACTGCCTAAACGCACGGCGCAAAGAAAAACAGCCGCTGAATTTCCCCAGCGCGGGCAGCACGTTCAAGCGCCCGCAGGGAAATTATGCAAGCGCGCTCATAGACCAGTGTAATTTAAAAGGGTTCACCATCGGCGGGGCGCAGGTTTCGGAAAAACACGCGGGGTTTATTATAAACTTAGGGAATGCTTCGTCGCGCGATATCTATGAGCTGATTTGTTATGTGCGGCAGGAGGTTATGAAAAAAACCGGGATATTGCTGGAGCCTGAAGTGAGGCTGCTGGGTGAATTTTGA
- a CDS encoding PHP domain-containing protein — MIEIAWDTHTHTLHSHGTGTVEQNVRAAIEKGFTKIVISDHGPQHLFYNIKDVDAYLKDIDAMRKKYKNDIEVLAGVEFNLLSEDGDMDLPPQYADAFDIHLMGYHKLARFLGLRNNVHFLLPKSHSEKAVRRNTQAYINAMDKNRIDIITHIGYGIPVDKLAVAKHAAKVGTALEINAKHPEFTTGELMECAKTGVLFSIGSDAHSIDRIGDFAPALKKAEEAGLMPEQVINARRNEL, encoded by the coding sequence ATGATTGAGATAGCTTGGGATACGCATACGCATACCTTGCACAGCCACGGGACAGGTACGGTCGAGCAAAACGTACGGGCCGCGATCGAAAAGGGCTTTACCAAGATCGTGATCAGCGACCATGGCCCGCAGCATCTTTTTTATAACATTAAAGATGTGGATGCTTATTTAAAAGACATCGATGCAATGCGTAAAAAATATAAAAATGACATCGAAGTGCTTGCGGGCGTGGAATTCAACCTTTTATCCGAAGATGGCGATATGGACTTGCCGCCGCAATACGCGGACGCGTTTGATATCCATTTGATGGGTTACCACAAACTGGCGCGGTTCCTCGGCTTGCGCAACAACGTGCATTTCCTTCTTCCCAAAAGCCACAGTGAAAAGGCTGTCAGGCGCAATACACAGGCATATATCAACGCGATGGACAAAAACCGCATTGATATCATTACGCACATCGGCTATGGTATCCCGGTCGATAAGCTGGCTGTGGCAAAGCACGCCGCAAAGGTCGGTACTGCGCTTGAGATCAATGCCAAGCATCCTGAATTTACGACAGGGGAACTGATGGAATGTGCCAAAACGGGCGTACTGTTTTCCATCGGAAGCGACGCCCACTCCATAGACCGCATCGGCGATTTCGCTCCTGCCCTGAAAAAGGCGGAGGAAGCGGGACTCATGCCGGAGCAGGTCATCAACGCAAGGAGAAACGAACTATGA
- the rapZ gene encoding RNase adapter RapZ has protein sequence MKFTIVTGLSGAGRSSALKRLEDLGYYCVDNLMPELIPQFARLCMQSQHIRDKVAVAVDTRMGDFFDSIYATIDELKSMDLELDILFLDASDAVLVKRFKEVRRKHPVSGSGEILAGIHLERRKLQQIKDMANHVIDTSSYNVMKLRQMIDLMYAEEGEKGLLVSIISFGYKRGIPLDADMVFDMRFIPNPFYVEGMRDHTGLEQDVRDFVLSFEPTKFFLHELVTIVEKLAPCFISEDKNQLVIGIGCTGGMHRSVVMAEELFRMLSDQGLRVTLEHRDINLEKNR, from the coding sequence ATGAAATTTACGATCGTAACGGGGCTTTCGGGGGCGGGCCGTTCTTCCGCCCTGAAGCGCCTGGAAGACCTCGGATACTATTGTGTAGATAATTTAATGCCCGAGCTGATCCCCCAGTTTGCGCGCCTGTGCATGCAAAGCCAGCATATCCGCGACAAAGTCGCTGTCGCTGTGGATACGCGCATGGGAGACTTTTTCGATTCGATCTATGCGACGATCGACGAGTTAAAGTCCATGGACTTGGAGCTTGATATCCTCTTTTTAGACGCTTCCGACGCTGTTCTTGTCAAGCGCTTCAAGGAAGTGCGCCGCAAACACCCCGTTTCGGGCAGCGGCGAGATACTGGCAGGCATACACTTAGAGCGCCGCAAGCTGCAGCAAATCAAGGATATGGCCAACCACGTCATCGATACATCGTCTTATAACGTCATGAAGCTGCGCCAGATGATCGACTTGATGTATGCGGAGGAAGGCGAAAAAGGCCTGCTCGTTTCCATCATTTCCTTTGGCTATAAGCGCGGCATCCCGCTTGATGCGGACATGGTGTTCGATATGCGTTTCATCCCCAATCCGTTTTATGTGGAGGGCATGCGCGACCATACCGGCCTCGAGCAGGATGTGCGCGATTTCGTGCTTTCGTTTGAACCGACCAAATTCTTTCTGCACGAGCTGGTCACGATTGTTGAAAAACTTGCGCCCTGCTTCATCAGCGAGGACAAAAACCAGCTTGTGATCGGCATCGGCTGTACAGGCGGCATGCACCGCAGCGTCGTTATGGCGGAGGAGCTGTTCCGCATGCTTTCCGACCAGGGCCTGCGCGTCACGCTCGAACACCGCGACATCAACCTGGAAAAGAACCGCTGA
- the whiA gene encoding DNA-binding protein WhiA has protein sequence MSFSSTAKDEICTLQVTDDCCIMAELCALTLVCGNLKINSTGVHIHYNTENMAVAKRIYGTLTRVLKIEADIQVKDNLLKKKHSYAIAVDDAPLLLSALGLEGNLLTDAVPPSYMLEKECCGICVLRGAFLGGGTVSNPKKNYHLEFVVNSEAYANVLCKLLKNNQIHAKTIPRKQNFVVYLNEGDSIAAFLALVGAYSSILNFENVRILKEMRNNVNRAVNCETANISKTVNAAMAQLKSIRLIDRQVGLENLSDTLREAAQLRLSHPEATLQELCELNGTTKSAMNHRLRKLNAIAEDLKNH, from the coding sequence ATGTCGTTTTCATCGACTGCCAAGGACGAGATCTGTACATTGCAGGTAACGGACGACTGCTGTATCATGGCGGAGCTGTGTGCCTTGACGCTCGTATGCGGAAATCTGAAAATCAATTCGACCGGTGTACATATCCACTATAATACGGAAAATATGGCGGTGGCCAAACGGATATACGGCACGCTCACACGGGTCTTAAAAATCGAGGCGGACATACAGGTAAAGGATAACCTGCTGAAAAAAAAGCATTCCTACGCCATTGCCGTGGACGACGCACCGCTTTTGCTTTCCGCGCTGGGCCTGGAGGGAAACCTTTTGACGGACGCAGTCCCCCCTTCCTATATGCTGGAAAAAGAATGTTGCGGTATCTGCGTTTTGCGCGGCGCGTTTTTGGGCGGCGGAACCGTTTCCAATCCCAAAAAGAATTACCATCTGGAATTTGTGGTAAATTCGGAGGCTTATGCCAATGTACTCTGTAAATTATTGAAAAACAACCAAATCCACGCAAAAACTATTCCCCGCAAGCAAAATTTTGTGGTATACTTAAATGAAGGGGATAGTATTGCCGCTTTTCTTGCCTTGGTAGGTGCATATTCTTCTATATTGAATTTTGAAAATGTACGTATCTTAAAGGAAATGCGCAATAATGTAAATCGCGCGGTCAATTGTGAAACGGCAAACATCAGCAAGACTGTAAACGCCGCGATGGCGCAACTTAAGAGCATCCGACTGATCGATCGGCAGGTCGGTCTTGAAAACTTGAGCGATACGCTACGCGAGGCGGCCCAGTTGCGTTTATCCCATCCGGAAGCGACCTTGCAGGAATTATGCGAACTGAATGGGACGACCAAATCCGCGATGAACCACCGGCTTCGCAAGTTGAACGCAATCGCGGAAGACTTAAAGAACCACTGA
- a CDS encoding HPr family phosphocarrier protein, which translates to MIYKELVIRSNDGLKAKAAASFVQVANQFDAQILIEFSNKKINAKSIMGLLSLGVKSGESIYVFANGADEKEAIEALAELVDNNFGE; encoded by the coding sequence ATGATTTACAAAGAATTGGTGATTAGAAGCAACGATGGTCTAAAGGCAAAGGCTGCGGCGAGCTTTGTACAGGTCGCAAACCAGTTCGACGCCCAGATCCTGATCGAATTTTCCAACAAAAAAATCAACGCAAAAAGTATTATGGGGCTTCTTTCGCTGGGGGTAAAATCCGGCGAGTCCATTTATGTCTTTGCGAACGGCGCGGACGAAAAAGAAGCGATCGAAGCGCTGGCGGAGCTTGTGGATAACAACTTCGGCGAATAA
- a CDS encoding VOC family protein: MTFSVFVNFDGNCREAVEFYAEVFGAETPRMMTYGEAPGANTSEKDRDRIMYTDLMIGGCNVMFMDFPSDMECVKGNNIQLTLSVPDKEEVRRLFNALKEGGTVGMELEETFWSGLYGMVTDRFGVQWHIMHGDGQHNK; the protein is encoded by the coding sequence ATGACATTCAGTGTTTTTGTGAACTTTGACGGAAACTGCCGTGAGGCGGTGGAGTTTTATGCGGAGGTGTTTGGGGCTGAAACGCCGCGCATGATGACGTACGGCGAGGCGCCGGGCGCAAATACCAGCGAAAAAGACCGGGATCGCATCATGTACACCGACCTGATGATCGGCGGCTGTAATGTGATGTTCATGGATTTCCCATCCGATATGGAATGTGTGAAGGGGAACAACATCCAGCTTACGCTAAGCGTTCCTGATAAAGAAGAGGTAAGGCGGCTGTTTAACGCGCTCAAGGAAGGCGGAACCGTGGGCATGGAGCTTGAAGAGACGTTCTGGAGCGGGCTTTACGGCATGGTGACCGACCGATTCGGCGTGCAGTGGCATATTATGCACGGTGACGGGCAACATAACAAATAA
- the uvrC gene encoding excinuclease ABC subunit UvrC produces MNKKLEKKIKNLPQNPGVYIMRDVDGKVIYVGKARVLKNRVSQYFRKEAQKYTKVAAMVSHIDDFEYIITDTELEALILECNLIKKFRPYYNILLKDDKHFPYVRVDLREDFPRFTVVRKVKDDGAKYYGPFIAAHIIRDVLDQIGRLYPLRSCNNDIARMIARGERPCLNYEMGRCIGPCTGRVSKEEYGELVKEVISVISGSNNALKKEMVRKMEKAAEELNFEQAALLRDRLALIDRIREKQRAGFPNLNDKDVFAIEKGLETAVVQAFLFRNGKLNYAQKYYLDYHNEPLPEMMREFLQQYYTDQSGIPKHIYTLPRPDDHELLEEWLSAKRGSKVEIKEAVRGDNRKLAELARKNALDAVKIKEGAKKQRQAAAGNLAKALGLPETPGRIECYDISNTQGTNNVASMVVFTDGKPDRKKYRHFRIKSFEGANDFASMNETLERRLMRGLQGDESFLPMPDLIIIDGGKGQLSAARDALFALGCEDIPIVSLAKKQEEIFVPGREESILLRVGSPEYRLVTGIRDEAHRFAITYHRKLREKRHHTGELDLIEGVGGTRKRTLLKTFGSIKRLKEASLKDIEAVKGVPRSVAETVYRHFHPDGKD; encoded by the coding sequence ATGAACAAAAAACTGGAGAAAAAAATCAAAAACCTGCCGCAAAATCCGGGCGTGTACATCATGCGCGATGTGGATGGCAAGGTCATATATGTGGGCAAGGCGCGGGTGCTGAAAAACCGCGTCAGCCAATATTTCCGCAAGGAAGCGCAGAAATATACCAAGGTCGCGGCTATGGTGTCGCACATCGACGACTTTGAATATATCATCACCGATACGGAGCTGGAAGCGCTGATCCTGGAATGTAACCTGATCAAGAAATTCCGGCCGTATTACAATATCCTCTTAAAGGACGACAAGCATTTCCCGTATGTACGGGTGGACCTGCGGGAGGATTTTCCGCGTTTTACCGTGGTGCGCAAGGTAAAGGACGACGGCGCCAAATATTACGGGCCGTTTATTGCGGCGCACATCATCCGCGATGTTCTCGACCAGATCGGGCGGCTTTACCCGCTTCGGAGCTGCAACAACGATATTGCCCGCATGATCGCGCGGGGAGAGCGCCCGTGCCTCAATTACGAAATGGGACGGTGTATCGGGCCGTGCACGGGCAGGGTTTCAAAAGAGGAATACGGCGAGCTTGTCAAAGAGGTCATCAGCGTCATCTCCGGCAGCAACAATGCGCTGAAAAAGGAGATGGTGCGCAAGATGGAAAAGGCGGCGGAAGAGCTTAACTTTGAGCAGGCGGCGCTGCTGCGCGACCGGCTTGCGCTCATCGACCGTATCCGCGAAAAACAGCGGGCCGGCTTCCCCAACTTAAACGATAAGGACGTGTTCGCAATCGAAAAGGGGCTGGAAACGGCGGTAGTGCAGGCATTTTTGTTTCGTAACGGCAAGCTGAATTACGCACAGAAATATTACCTCGATTATCATAACGAACCGCTTCCTGAAATGATGCGTGAATTCCTGCAACAGTACTATACGGATCAAAGCGGGATACCCAAGCATATCTATACGCTGCCCCGGCCGGACGACCACGAGCTTTTAGAGGAATGGCTGAGCGCAAAGCGCGGTTCCAAGGTGGAGATCAAAGAGGCGGTGCGCGGCGATAACCGCAAGCTGGCGGAGCTCGCGCGCAAGAACGCGCTCGACGCGGTCAAGATCAAGGAAGGCGCGAAAAAGCAGCGGCAGGCAGCGGCAGGCAACCTTGCCAAGGCGCTGGGGCTGCCCGAAACGCCTGGGCGTATCGAATGTTACGATATTTCCAATACGCAGGGGACGAACAACGTTGCTTCGATGGTCGTTTTTACGGACGGGAAACCCGACCGCAAGAAATACCGGCATTTCAGGATCAAGAGCTTTGAGGGCGCGAACGATTTTGCCTCCATGAATGAAACGCTGGAACGCAGGCTGATGCGCGGCCTTCAGGGGGATGAGAGCTTTTTGCCTATGCCAGACCTCATCATTATCGACGGCGGCAAAGGACAGCTCAGCGCGGCGCGCGACGCATTGTTTGCACTGGGGTGTGAAGATATTCCCATCGTGAGCCTGGCCAAAAAGCAGGAAGAGATATTTGTACCCGGCAGGGAAGAAAGCATATTGCTGCGGGTAGGCAGCCCTGAATACCGCCTCGTGACGGGGATCCGCGACGAAGCGCACCGGTTCGCGATCACATACCACCGCAAACTGCGCGAAAAGCGGCACCATACGGGCGAGCTCGACCTGATCGAAGGCGTAGGAGGTACGAGAAAGCGCACGCTGCTCAAGACATTCGGCAGTATAAAACGGCTAAAGGAAGCGTCGCTTAAAGATATCGAGGCTGTAAAAGGCGTGCCGCGCAGTGTCGCGGAAACGGTATACCGGCATTTTCACCCGGATGGGAAGGATTGA
- a CDS encoding peptidoglycan D,D-transpeptidase FtsI family protein, with protein MKKQTNIKKNMRAMLAVFCCLFVLLGTYLLYSTVAYGDQWFTTPFNPRIASKNNVKDAGSIYDRNGIVLAYSDGETRKYAQSEDMRRAVSHIVGDIYGRTLGAETYFAKYLYGYDQNVADKFASVQSGQKGGDVYLTIDAELCEYIYDNMEKDGAVVLMNYKTGEILASVSKPTFDPNTVKEDTDESGSKFVNRVTQGLYPPGSTMKIVTTAAALENGVTDLEIDCTGEAIIEGQKVTCPKDGGHGHVDLATAFEKSCNIYFGELAVEVGGDAMLKTADEFGFNYNFKFPDFRMNNSVFEVSGNKGDLAWAGIGQYHDLLTPMHNMMISAGIAGGGVMMQPNTLLDVRYGGNSSYTYTPTQFRTVTSAGVASTIGEYMRQTVASGTATKADVSGVTVCGKTGTAEYVNPDTGETDNHSWFVGFIEDADHPLAIAVLGEGGGFGSAYATPLAGSILGKAVDKGY; from the coding sequence ATGAAAAAGCAAACCAACATCAAGAAGAATATGCGCGCCATGCTGGCAGTGTTCTGCTGCCTGTTCGTGTTGCTCGGCACATACCTTTTGTATTCCACGGTGGCGTACGGAGACCAATGGTTCACCACGCCTTTTAACCCGCGGATCGCCTCCAAAAACAACGTCAAGGACGCGGGAAGCATTTATGACCGCAACGGAATCGTACTTGCCTATTCGGATGGGGAAACGCGCAAATATGCGCAGAGTGAAGATATGCGCCGCGCGGTGAGCCATATCGTGGGCGATATTTACGGGCGTACATTGGGGGCGGAAACGTATTTTGCCAAATACCTGTACGGGTACGACCAAAATGTTGCGGACAAATTTGCCAGTGTGCAGAGCGGACAGAAGGGCGGCGACGTATACCTGACGATCGACGCGGAGCTGTGCGAATATATTTACGACAACATGGAAAAAGACGGGGCTGTGGTGCTCATGAACTATAAAACGGGCGAGATCCTCGCAAGCGTGAGCAAGCCGACCTTTGACCCGAATACCGTTAAAGAGGATACGGATGAGAGCGGTTCCAAATTCGTCAACCGTGTGACGCAGGGGCTGTATCCGCCGGGGTCGACGATGAAGATCGTCACCACGGCAGCGGCGCTCGAAAACGGCGTAACGGATCTCGAGATCGACTGTACAGGAGAGGCCATTATCGAGGGACAAAAGGTCACCTGCCCCAAGGATGGCGGGCACGGGCATGTCGACCTGGCGACGGCGTTTGAGAAATCCTGCAACATCTATTTCGGCGAGCTTGCGGTGGAGGTCGGCGGCGACGCGATGCTTAAGACGGCGGATGAGTTTGGATTCAACTATAACTTCAAATTCCCGGATTTCCGTATGAACAACAGTGTGTTTGAGGTGTCTGGCAACAAGGGCGACCTTGCGTGGGCGGGGATCGGCCAATACCACGACCTGCTGACGCCCATGCACAACATGATGATCTCTGCGGGTATCGCGGGCGGCGGCGTGATGATGCAGCCAAATACGCTGCTCGACGTTCGCTATGGCGGCAACAGCTCGTATACCTACACGCCTACGCAGTTTCGGACGGTGACGTCCGCAGGCGTTGCTTCCACGATCGGGGAGTATATGCGGCAGACGGTTGCGAGCGGTACGGCGACGAAGGCGGATGTATCGGGCGTGACGGTATGCGGCAAAACGGGTACGGCGGAATACGTGAACCCGGATACGGGAGAAACGGACAACCATTCATGGTTCGTCGGCTTCATAGAGGACGCGGATCATCCGCTGGCGATCGCAGTCCTGGGTGAAGGCGGGGGCTTTGGTTCGGCATACGCGACGCCGCTTGCGGGAAGCATCCTGGGCAAAGCGGTCGATAAGGGATATTAA
- a CDS encoding FtsW/RodA/SpoVE family cell cycle protein codes for MIIKRYGAGIVLTFMILFLLSGMALLSFAGSAFDMQPMLIGILFAVFIILQYNILRKIFKHFERFTLLIADFLCIISMVILYRLDPDTAMKQFMWILIGNVAMVIVMLVIKRAHDFGKANWAFMILAVGMLGLTLVLASTIGGAKNWIRIGGISVQPSEFAKILFLIVTAYFLSSKNRKRDMWPYFVFTIACVGILVLSKDLGAALLFAGTFLIVFYVGTGSVGITLGALGAFALGAFLSYKMFDHVKTRVEVWQDPWATYNDKGYQIVQGLLAIASGGLIGTGLGLGMPEVIPVGTSDYIFAAISEEFGIIVAIAIIALYLVFIIRGILIAMDARTTFDKLLVFGATVMLSLQSFIIIGGVIKLIPLTGITMPFVSAGGSSMVASMMQLGIIEGVALKNGEYEEAELAEMGGAVE; via the coding sequence ATGATCATTAAAAGATACGGCGCGGGGATCGTGCTTACATTTATGATATTATTTTTGCTGTCGGGCATGGCGCTGCTTTCCTTTGCGGGCAGCGCGTTTGACATGCAGCCTATGCTGATCGGCATCCTCTTTGCGGTGTTCATTATCCTGCAATACAACATCCTGCGCAAAATATTCAAACATTTTGAGCGATTTACGCTGTTGATCGCGGATTTTTTGTGCATCATCAGCATGGTGATCCTATACCGGCTCGACCCGGATACGGCGATGAAGCAGTTCATGTGGATACTGATCGGCAATGTGGCGATGGTGATCGTGATGCTCGTCATCAAGCGCGCGCACGATTTCGGTAAAGCCAATTGGGCCTTTATGATCTTGGCGGTCGGCATGCTGGGTTTGACGCTGGTGCTTGCCAGTACGATCGGCGGCGCGAAAAACTGGATCAGGATCGGCGGGATCAGTGTACAGCCGAGCGAATTCGCCAAAATATTGTTTTTGATCGTGACGGCTTACTTCCTGTCGTCTAAAAACCGTAAGCGCGACATGTGGCCGTATTTTGTGTTTACAATCGCGTGCGTGGGCATTTTGGTGCTTTCCAAAGACCTGGGGGCGGCGCTTCTTTTTGCGGGTACGTTCCTGATCGTGTTTTATGTTGGTACGGGAAGCGTGGGGATCACCCTGGGCGCGCTGGGCGCGTTCGCTCTTGGCGCCTTTTTGAGCTATAAGATGTTCGACCACGTAAAAACGCGCGTGGAGGTGTGGCAGGATCCGTGGGCGACGTACAACGACAAGGGTTACCAGATCGTGCAGGGGCTTTTAGCCATCGCCAGCGGCGGCCTGATTGGCACGGGGCTTGGGCTCGGCATGCCGGAGGTCATTCCCGTGGGGACGTCCGACTATATTTTTGCCGCGATCTCCGAAGAATTCGGTATTATCGTAGCCATCGCGATCATTGCGCTTTATCTCGTGTTCATCATCCGCGGTATCCTCATTGCCATGGACGCGCGCACGACGTTCGATAAATTACTGGTGTTCGGCGCGACGGTCATGCTGTCGCTGCAAAGCTTCATCATCATCGGCGGGGTTATCAAGCTGATCCCCTTAACGGGCATCACCATGCCTTTTGTGAGTGCGGGCGGCAGTTCTATGGTCGCATCAATGATGCAGCTGGGGATCATCGAAGGCGTTGCCCTCAAAAACGGCGAATATGAAGAGGCGGAGCTTGCAGAGATGGGAGGCGCGGTAGAATGA